The Crocosphaera subtropica ATCC 51142 genome includes a window with the following:
- the recR gene encoding recombination mediator RecR: MEKSPIYTPPLARLIEQLQRLPGVGPKTAQRLALHILKRPDNEIQALAKALIDAKKRVGLCKVCFHFSEQPVCDICRNPNRDSQTVCVVADSRDVIALEKTREYRGKYHVLGGVMSPMDGIGPEQLYIQPLVRRVTQEGVKEIILAISPTVEGETTTLYIGQLLKPFTKVTRIAFGLPMGGDLEYADEVTLARALEGRRELE, from the coding sequence TTGGAGAAAAGCCCTATATATACACCCCCTTTAGCCCGCTTAATTGAACAACTACAACGGTTACCAGGGGTTGGACCCAAAACAGCCCAACGCCTTGCTTTACATATTCTCAAACGTCCTGATAATGAAATTCAAGCCCTCGCTAAAGCTTTAATTGATGCCAAAAAGCGAGTCGGATTATGTAAAGTTTGTTTTCATTTTTCTGAACAACCCGTTTGTGATATCTGTCGTAACCCTAACCGTGACTCCCAAACCGTGTGTGTGGTAGCAGATTCCCGTGACGTTATTGCCTTGGAAAAGACCAGAGAATATCGAGGAAAATATCATGTGTTAGGGGGTGTTATGTCCCCTATGGATGGGATTGGCCCTGAACAACTCTATATTCAACCGTTAGTCAGACGAGTGACGCAAGAGGGGGTCAAAGAAATTATTTTAGCTATTAGCCCCACAGTAGAAGGAGAAACCACGACGTTATATATAGGTCAACTGCTCAAACCTTTTACCAAAGTGACTCGTATTGCCTTTGGTTTACCGATGGGAGGGGATTTAGAATATGCTGACGAAGTAACCCTAGCCAGAGCGTTAGAAGGAAGACGAGAATTAGAATAA
- a CDS encoding helix-turn-helix domain-containing protein: MTLRDIRKARELTQERMAELLKIRQDSISRLEKRSDLLLSTLRSYINEILSVRSL, translated from the coding sequence ATGACCCTTCGAGATATCAGAAAGGCCAGAGAACTAACTCAAGAAAGGATGGCAGAATTACTTAAAATCCGTCAAGATAGTATTTCTAGACTGGAAAAACGCAGCGATTTGCTTCTTTCTACCCTTCGCAGTTATATCAATGAAATATTATCCGTTCGTTCTTTGTGA
- the ltrA gene encoding group II intron reverse transcriptase/maturase, translated as MTNAQLRKVLTPTNDGQKWSNIDWKTVNKKVYKLQNRIYRASQRGDIVAVRKLQKILTSSWSAKCLAIRKVTQENRGKRTSGIDGIKSLRPSARWKLIQELKFTGKSKPVRRVWIPKPGKSEKRPLGIPTIKDRALQTLAKMALEPEWEAKFEPHSYGFRPGRSVHDAVEAIFTGISKKKKFILETDIEKCFDKINHSELIKKLNTYPKLRRQIKAWLKAGIIDENQLFPTEEGTPQGGTLSPLLANIALHGMENLLKKAFPRLGVGNRQTWFHSKGQEFYSPILIRYADDLVVIHEDQKVIEVCKELINEWLRTIGLRLKDSKTKIVHTYDEHKRNKPGFDFLGFNFRQYKADKNSSGKSPKGELLGFKAIIKPSKESLKKHHEKLRKIVRSEKASKQEVLIRKLNSVIRGWTNFYSTVCSKDSFETQDHLLFSCLVRWAKRRHPRIKSWNKVKNKYWKTSETENWIFTHKGIEERLKRHNQTPIKRHTLVRGNASPYDGNHIYWSTRMGKNPILHARKSALLKRQKGKCNWCGLHFKQEDVIQEDHIAAKSKNGNNRFDNLQLLHIQCHQKKNAKDYRDWYECQSPSD; from the coding sequence ATGACTAATGCCCAATTGAGGAAAGTATTAACACCCACAAACGACGGACAAAAGTGGAGTAACATCGACTGGAAAACCGTTAACAAGAAGGTGTATAAGCTACAAAACCGAATTTACAGAGCCAGTCAACGTGGGGACATTGTTGCCGTCCGCAAACTCCAAAAGATTTTGACCTCATCATGGTCAGCCAAATGCTTAGCCATAAGGAAAGTGACCCAAGAAAATCGTGGAAAGAGAACATCAGGAATAGACGGAATAAAATCATTAAGACCGTCGGCCAGATGGAAGCTCATTCAGGAACTCAAATTCACAGGAAAAAGTAAACCAGTACGAAGAGTATGGATACCAAAACCTGGAAAATCCGAGAAAAGACCCTTGGGAATACCAACCATAAAAGACCGAGCATTACAAACCTTAGCAAAAATGGCACTAGAACCAGAATGGGAAGCTAAATTCGAGCCTCATTCTTACGGTTTCAGACCTGGTAGGTCAGTCCATGATGCAGTAGAAGCAATATTTACAGGTATATCCAAGAAGAAGAAATTTATTCTTGAAACCGACATAGAAAAATGCTTCGACAAAATCAACCATTCTGAATTAATTAAAAAGCTCAACACATATCCTAAATTGAGGAGACAAATCAAAGCCTGGTTAAAGGCAGGAATAATAGATGAAAATCAATTATTCCCAACAGAAGAAGGTACACCTCAAGGCGGAACTCTAAGCCCATTACTGGCAAATATCGCCTTACATGGGATGGAAAACTTACTCAAGAAAGCATTTCCCAGATTAGGAGTAGGAAATAGACAAACCTGGTTTCACTCTAAAGGACAGGAATTTTACAGTCCAATCCTAATCAGATATGCAGATGACCTTGTAGTAATACATGAAGACCAAAAAGTAATTGAGGTCTGTAAAGAGCTAATAAATGAATGGTTAAGGACTATCGGCTTAAGACTAAAAGACAGTAAAACCAAAATTGTCCACACTTACGACGAACATAAAAGGAATAAACCAGGCTTTGATTTTCTGGGGTTTAACTTCAGACAATATAAAGCTGACAAAAATAGCTCTGGAAAATCTCCTAAAGGCGAATTACTTGGATTTAAAGCCATCATAAAACCTAGCAAGGAGAGTCTCAAAAAACACCATGAGAAATTACGAAAAATAGTCCGAAGTGAAAAAGCTTCTAAACAAGAAGTTCTCATTAGGAAACTCAATAGCGTAATTAGAGGATGGACAAATTTTTACTCAACTGTATGCAGTAAAGATTCATTTGAGACACAAGACCATCTATTATTTTCCTGTTTAGTAAGATGGGCAAAACGGAGACACCCAAGAATAAAATCTTGGAATAAAGTCAAAAACAAATACTGGAAAACGTCAGAAACCGAAAACTGGATTTTCACTCACAAAGGTATTGAGGAAAGACTGAAAAGACACAATCAAACGCCTATAAAAAGGCATACATTGGTCAGAGGAAATGCCTCCCCTTACGATGGAAACCACATCTATTGGAGTACCAGAATGGGTAAAAACCCTATATTACACGCCCGAAAAAGTGCGTTACTAAAACGTCAAAAAGGGAAATGTAACTGGTGCGGATTACACTTTAAGCAAGAAGATGTAATACAGGAAGACCACATTGCAGCAAAAAGTAAAAACGGTAATAACCGTTTCGACAATCTACAACTCCTACACATCCAATGTCACCAAAAGAAAAACGCTAAGGATTATCGTGACTGGTATGAATGTCAATCACCTTCAGATTGA